In Scomber japonicus isolate fScoJap1 chromosome 19, fScoJap1.pri, whole genome shotgun sequence, a single genomic region encodes these proteins:
- the lhx3 gene encoding LIM/homeobox protein Lhx3 isoform X1, with protein sequence MDGRGERNSLKEAPNNTEMLLALLSHSDELRKEIPVCAGCNQHIVDRFILKVLDRHWHSKCLKCSDCQAQLADKCFSRGDSVYCKDDFFKRFGTKCAACQQGIPPTQVVRRAQDFVYHLHCFACIVCKRQLATGDEYYLMEDSRLVCKADYETAKQREADSTAKRPRTTITAKQLETLKNAYNNSPKPARHVREQLSSETGLDMRVVQVWFQNRRAKEKRLKKDAGRQRWGQYFRNMKRSRGSSKSDKDSIQEEGMDSDAEVSFTDEPPMSELGHTNGIYSSLSESSPAMGGRQGGNNHSSFPLEHGILPSQDQFHDIRSNSPYGLPQSPGSLQALPRHQPLITSLVYPDSGLSIMTQGGGPGINPGVRVSMGAANGPSSDLSTGSSGGYPDFPASPASWLDEVDHGQF encoded by the exons ATGGATGGACGTGGTGAGCGCAACTCTCTAAAAGAGGCACCAAATAACACGGAGATGCTACTTGCTTTGCTGTCGCACAGTGACGAACTACGGAAAG AGATCCCAGTATGTGCAGGCTGCAATCAACACATCGTAGACCGCTTTATCCTCAAAGTGCTGGATCGCCACTGGCACAGCAAGTGCCTGAAATGCAGCGACTGCCAGGCACAGCTGGCCGACAAGTGCTTCAGCAGGGGCGACAGCGTCTACTGCAAAGACGATTTCTTCAA GAGATTCGGGACCAAATGCGCAGCCTGTCAGCAGGGGATACCGCCCACACAGGTGGTGAGGAGAGCGCAGGACTTTGTCTACCACCTGCACTGTTTTGCCTGCATCGTGTGCAAGAGGCAGCTGGCCACAGGTGACGAGTACTACCTGATGGAGGACAGCAGGCTGGTCTGCAAGGCCGACTACGAGACGGCCAAACAAAGAG AAGCAGATTCAACTGCAAAAAGGCCACGAACAACCATCACGGCTAAACAactggaaacactgaagaacGCTTACAATAACTCTCCCAAACCTGCCCGCCACGTTCGGGAGCAGCTATCATCAGAGACAGGCCTGGATATGCGGGTTGTGCAG gTTTGGTTTCAGAACAGACGAGCTAAAGAGAAAAGGCTGAAGAAAGACGCTGGGCGGCAGAGGTGGGGGCAATACTTTCGCAACATGAAGAGGTCGCGGGGAAGCTCCAAATCCGACAAGGACAGTATCCAGGAAGAGGGAATGGACAGCGATGCCGAGGTGTCTTTTACAG ATGAGCCACCGATGTCAGAGCTCGGCCACACCAACGGCATCTACAGCAGCCTAAGTGAGTCCTCTCCAGCCATGGGTGGCCGCCAAGGGGGCAACAACCACAGCTCCTTCCCCTTGGAGCACGGCATCCTCCCCTCTCAAGACCAGTTCCACGACATCCGCTCCAACAGCCCCTACGGCCTTCCGCAGTCGCCGGGGTCACTGCAGGCGCTACCCAGACACCAGCCTCTAATCACCAGCCTGGTCTACCCTGACTCAGGCCTTTCTATCATGACCCAGGGCGGAGGACCCGGGATCAACCCTGGTGTGAGGGTCTCCATGGGGGCAGCCAACGGCCCCAGCTCAGACCTCTCCACTGGAAGCAGTGGAGGATACCCAGACTTCCCTGCCAGTCCTGCCTCCTGGTTGGATGAAGTAGACCACGGGCAGTTTTGA
- the lhx3 gene encoding LIM/homeobox protein Lhx3 isoform X2, with amino-acid sequence MLLEHPGSSCQNTGNFSRYSAGQEIPVCAGCNQHIVDRFILKVLDRHWHSKCLKCSDCQAQLADKCFSRGDSVYCKDDFFKRFGTKCAACQQGIPPTQVVRRAQDFVYHLHCFACIVCKRQLATGDEYYLMEDSRLVCKADYETAKQREADSTAKRPRTTITAKQLETLKNAYNNSPKPARHVREQLSSETGLDMRVVQVWFQNRRAKEKRLKKDAGRQRWGQYFRNMKRSRGSSKSDKDSIQEEGMDSDAEVSFTDEPPMSELGHTNGIYSSLSESSPAMGGRQGGNNHSSFPLEHGILPSQDQFHDIRSNSPYGLPQSPGSLQALPRHQPLITSLVYPDSGLSIMTQGGGPGINPGVRVSMGAANGPSSDLSTGSSGGYPDFPASPASWLDEVDHGQF; translated from the exons AGATCCCAGTATGTGCAGGCTGCAATCAACACATCGTAGACCGCTTTATCCTCAAAGTGCTGGATCGCCACTGGCACAGCAAGTGCCTGAAATGCAGCGACTGCCAGGCACAGCTGGCCGACAAGTGCTTCAGCAGGGGCGACAGCGTCTACTGCAAAGACGATTTCTTCAA GAGATTCGGGACCAAATGCGCAGCCTGTCAGCAGGGGATACCGCCCACACAGGTGGTGAGGAGAGCGCAGGACTTTGTCTACCACCTGCACTGTTTTGCCTGCATCGTGTGCAAGAGGCAGCTGGCCACAGGTGACGAGTACTACCTGATGGAGGACAGCAGGCTGGTCTGCAAGGCCGACTACGAGACGGCCAAACAAAGAG AAGCAGATTCAACTGCAAAAAGGCCACGAACAACCATCACGGCTAAACAactggaaacactgaagaacGCTTACAATAACTCTCCCAAACCTGCCCGCCACGTTCGGGAGCAGCTATCATCAGAGACAGGCCTGGATATGCGGGTTGTGCAG gTTTGGTTTCAGAACAGACGAGCTAAAGAGAAAAGGCTGAAGAAAGACGCTGGGCGGCAGAGGTGGGGGCAATACTTTCGCAACATGAAGAGGTCGCGGGGAAGCTCCAAATCCGACAAGGACAGTATCCAGGAAGAGGGAATGGACAGCGATGCCGAGGTGTCTTTTACAG ATGAGCCACCGATGTCAGAGCTCGGCCACACCAACGGCATCTACAGCAGCCTAAGTGAGTCCTCTCCAGCCATGGGTGGCCGCCAAGGGGGCAACAACCACAGCTCCTTCCCCTTGGAGCACGGCATCCTCCCCTCTCAAGACCAGTTCCACGACATCCGCTCCAACAGCCCCTACGGCCTTCCGCAGTCGCCGGGGTCACTGCAGGCGCTACCCAGACACCAGCCTCTAATCACCAGCCTGGTCTACCCTGACTCAGGCCTTTCTATCATGACCCAGGGCGGAGGACCCGGGATCAACCCTGGTGTGAGGGTCTCCATGGGGGCAGCCAACGGCCCCAGCTCAGACCTCTCCACTGGAAGCAGTGGAGGATACCCAGACTTCCCTGCCAGTCCTGCCTCCTGGTTGGATGAAGTAGACCACGGGCAGTTTTGA
- the LOC128380431 gene encoding transmembrane protein 250, whose product MPVIPIPRRVRSFHGPHTTCMHSACGSTHATKLVRTKYNNFDLYLRSRCMYSFLRFLLYFGCSLLTSLLWVALSTLFFLQYVSVRVLLRLQYKLSVILLLLGHRRLDFGVLNDLIIYSMQITMFLVGGLGWCFMVFVDM is encoded by the coding sequence ATGCCTGTGATCCCAATCCCTCGGCGGGTGCGCAGCTTCCATGGCCCCCACACCACCTGCATGCACTCGGCCTGTGGGTCGACACATGCTACCAAGCTAGTGCGCACCAAATACAATAACTTTGACCTCTACCTGAGGTCACGTTGCATGTACAGCTTCCTCCGATTCCTCCTCTACTTTGGCTGCAGTCTGCTGACCTCCCTGCTGTGGGTGGCGCTCTCCACTCTCTTCTTTCTGCAGTACGTCAGCGTGCGTGTACTCCTGCGCCTGCAGTACAAGCTGTCTGTCATCTTGCTTTTGTTAGGACACCGGCGCCTGGACTTTGGTGTGCTTAATGACCTGATCATCTACAGCATGCAGATCACCATGTTTTTGGTGGGGGGGCTCGGTTGGTGCTTCATGGTGTTTGTGGACATGTAG